In one window of Musa acuminata AAA Group cultivar baxijiao chromosome BXJ3-2, Cavendish_Baxijiao_AAA, whole genome shotgun sequence DNA:
- the LOC135582499 gene encoding uncharacterized protein LOC135582499 isoform X5, whose protein sequence is MASKLLVEYFLLHLYFLLDGIYSVVLKKSNDKLTYGENSMVFEIVSLEKTENWHFPDPERSNWIPARIFDRTFHMEILKESLLRTIQDIDATFSKETLQKNLESGSTATVVLIVDGDVLAANVGDSKALLCTEGLRHHNRKGNLSRINRQRRSKNAIFPVGQNGQLELATNGGPNYFVKELTVDHHADREDERSRIEAAGGYVVEWAGVVRVNGELAVSRAIGDMAFKNYGVVSTPEMTDWQQITRNDSYLIAASDGVFEKLTMQEVCDLLWYEKLKANVKAEYIHSVTYTLADLLVNTAFERGTMDNMAIVVIPLKSSGTFVENVFDADETSDLSLLELQKKLANDAINTRLVPMEYYNNIASKFDRFLVETEQRRLGCFYLSENLNEDMDYVFQGPKESQKGGEHGLYQSLLDSDMSYHSGGPLERYKDQKLCWHFGIHDGDRGQCTSPDVFAKFLGLLDSIPYSDIRSDSSESFAYKIPNFRYVLKRRFDRGSYGEVWLAFHWNCSQDSDIYNSSHKNLYHFASSLHMDTSKCNMSASSKTSNRHCSTDQRDSNLFILKRIMVERGTNAYLSGLREKYFGELFSNASTSLGGSITETPTTFSVDMQSDFSDLLQKNMSDNDEVDDIFDSTNTYARNYGAMPISYEEGLKHIARYVESFESESKELWLVFSNEGMSLSKLIYTAEESKSFTNNERDEKVRNVRVLRPSSWWHWLRTTEAGQNEMKDLIWQLLLALKACHDRNVTHRDIKPENMIVCLEDVDTGRCLSEIPNGVRQNHLKMRIIDFGSAIDDFTMKHLYGSGPTRSEQTFEYTPPEALLNASWFQGPKSVTLKYDMWSVGVVMLELILGSPHVFEINDRTRALLDQHLEGWSEHTKELAYKLRSYMELCILIPGISPQHYPTGVKKGHVGVSPASWKCSEESFSLQVKSRDPLKLGFQDVWALRLVRQLLVWHPEDRLSVDEALRHPYFQPHY, encoded by the exons ATGGCTTCCAAGCTTTtggttgaatactttcttctccaCCTCTATTTTCTTTTGGATGGGATATACTCAGTGGTTCTAAAGAAATCTAATGACAAGTTGACATATGGAGAAAACAGCATGGTTTTTGAAATTGTTAGTCTCGAGAAAACAGAGAACTGGCACTTTCCCGATCCAGAAAG GTCCAACTGGATACCAGCCAGAATATTTGACAGGACTTTTCATATGGAAATATTAAAGGAATCATTGTTGAGGACAATCCAGGATATTGATGCAACATTTTCCAAGGAAA CTTTGCAGAAAAATCTCGAGTCGGGTTCTACTGCCACTGTTGTTCTGATAGTTGATGGTGATGTTTTAGCTGCTAATGTTGGTGACTCAAAAGCTCTTTTGTGTACTGAGGGTTTGCGGCATCATAATCGAAAAG GTAATTTGTCAAGGATAAATCGACAAAGGAGAAGTAAAAATGCCATATTTCCTGTTGGTCAGAATGGACAACTGGAGTTGGCAACCAATGGTGGACCAAATTATTTTGTTAAGGAGCTCACAGTGGACCATCATGCTGACAGAGAAGATGAAAGAAGCCGAATTGAAGCTGCTGGTGGATACGTTGTTGAGTGGGCTGGTGTGGTTCGGGTCAATGGTGAGCTGGCTGTATCTCGGGCTATAGGTGATATGGCTTTTAAAAA TTATGGTGTGGTCTCTACACCCGAGATGACAGATTGGCAACAGATAACAAGAAATGACAGTTATTTGATTGCGGCATCTGATGGAGTCTTTGAAAAGCTGACCATGCAAGAAGTTTGTGATCTGTTATGGTATGAGAAACTAAAAGCTAATGTGAAGGCGGAGTATATTCACAGTGTGACATACACTTTAGCTGATCTTTTAGTGAACACTGCTTTTGAAAGGGGTACCATGGACAACATGGCAATTGTAGTCATTCCTTTGAAATCTTCTGGGACTTTTGTGGAAAATGTGTTTGATGCAGATGAAACCTCTGACTTGTCATTGTTGGAATTGCAGAAAAAGTTAG CAAATGATGCAATTAATACACGCCTTGTACCAATGGAGTACTACAACAACATCGCATCGAAGTTTGATCGGTTTTTG GTTGAAACAGAACAGAGAAGACTTGGTTGCTTTTATCTGTCGGAAAATCTGAATGAGGACATGGATTATGTTTTCCAAGGACCGAAAGAATCTCAAAAAGGTGGAGAGCATGGCTTATATCAGTCATTACTTGACTCAGATATGTCATATCACA GTGGAGGGCCTTTAGAACGTTATAAAGACCAAAAGTTATGCTGGCACTTCGGGATCCACGATGGAGACAGAGGTCAATGTACTAGTCCTGATGTGTTCGCTAAGTTTCTGGGTTTGCTAGACTCAATTCCTTACAGTGATATCAGATCCGACTCTTCAGAATCATTTGCATACAAAATACCCAATTTCAG GTATGTCTTAAAGCGGAGGTTTGATCGTGGATCATATGGCGAAGTTTGGTTGGCCTTTCATTGGAATTGTTCCCAGGATAGTGATATATACAACAGCAGCCATAAAAACTTGTATCATTTTGCTTCGAGTCTGCATATGGATACATCTAAGTGCAATATGAGTGCAAGCTCTAAAACATCCAATAGACATTGCTCTACTGATCAGAGGGACAGCAATTTGTTCATTCTGAAGCGGATAATG GTGGAGAGAGGGACCAATGCTTACCTGAGTGGCCTGCGTGAAAAGTACTTTGGAGAACTTTTTTCAAATGCTTCTACGTCTCTAGGGGGTTCAATTACAGAAACACCAACAACCTTTTCTGTAGATATGCAATCTGATTTCTCTGATCTTTTGCAAAAGAACATGTCAGATAATGATGAGGTGGATGATATCTTTGATTCAACAAATACTTACGCTAGGAATTATGGAGCAATGCCGATAAGCTATGAAGAAGGTTTAAAACATATAGCTAGATATGTAGAATCATTTGAGTCAGAATCAAAAGAATTATGGCTTGTTTTTAGTAATGAAGGAATGTCTCTATCAAAGCTGATATATACAGCAGAAGAATCAAAATCATTCACCAATAATGAAAGGGATGAAAAAGTGAGGAATGTTAGAGTACTACGTCCTTCTTCCTGGTGGCACTGGTTAAGGACGACAGAAGCAGGACAAAACGAAATGAAAGACCTCATATGGCAGCTG TTACTGGCTCTCAAAGCTTGTCATGATCGCAATGTCACCCATAGAGACATTAAACCTG AAAACATGATTGTATGCTTGGAAGACGTGGACACAGGAAGATGCTTAAGCGAAATTCCCAATGGGGTTAGACAAAATCATCTAAAAAT GCGGATTATTGATTTTGGCAGTGCAATTGATGATTTCACCATGAAGCATCTTTATGGATCTGGGCCAACTAG ATCTGAACAGACCTTTGAGTACACTCCACCAGAAGCTTTACTTAATGCGAGCTGGTTTCAGGGGCCAAAAAGCGTAACACTGAA GTATGACATGTGGAGTGTGGGAGTTGTGATGCTAGAGTTAATTTTAGGATCCCCTCATGTTTTTGAGATAAATGATCGTACCCGTGCTCTGTTGGACCAGCATCTTGAAGGTTGGAGTGAGCATACCAAGGAGCTTGCATATAA ATTGAGATCGTACATGGAGTTGTGCATTTTAATACCTGGAATTTCTCCACAACATTATCCAACTGGTGTTAAAAAAGGCCAT GTTGGTGTTTCGCCTGCTTCTTGGAAATGTTCTGAAGAGTCTTTTTCACTTCAAGTGAAAAGTAGAGATCCTCTTAAACTGGG CTTTCAAGATGTTTGGGCATTGCGATTAGTACGCCAGTTGTTAGTATGGCATCCT
- the LOC135582499 gene encoding uncharacterized protein LOC135582499 isoform X4, producing MASKLLVEYFLLHLYFLLDGIYSVVLKKSNDKLTYGENSMVFEIVSLEKTENWHFPDPESLLLFPSGIILWKNCRSNWIPARIFDRTFHMEILKESLLRTIQDIDATFSKETLQKNLESGSTATVVLIVDGDVLAANVGDSKALLCTEGLRHHNRKGNLSRINRQRRSKNAIFPVGQNGQLELATNGGPNYFVKELTVDHHADREDERSRIEAAGGYVVEWAGVVRVNGELAVSRAIGDMAFKNYGVVSTPEMTDWQQITRNDSYLIAASDGVFEKLTMQEVCDLLWYEKLKANVKAEYIHSVTYTLADLLVNTAFERGTMDNMAIVVIPLKSSGTFVENVFDADETSDLSLLELQKKLANDAINTRLVPMEYYNNIASKFDRFLVETEQRRLGCFYLSENLNEDMDYVFQGPKESQKGGEHGLYQSLLDSDMSYHSGGPLERYKDQKLCWHFGIHDGDRGQCTSPDVFAKFLGLLDSIPYSDIRSDSSESFAYKIPNFRYVLKRRFDRGSYGEVWLAFHWNCSQDSDIYNSSHKNLYHFASSLHMDTSKCNMSASSKTSNRHCSTDQRDSNLFILKRIMVERGTNAYLSGLREKYFGELFSNASTSLGGSITETPTTFSVDMQSDFSDLLQKNMSDNDEVDDIFDSTNTYARNYGAMPISYEEGLKHIARYVESFESESKELWLVFSNEGMSLSKLIYTAEESKSFTNNERDEKVRNVRVLRPSSWWHWLRTTEAGQNEMKDLIWQLLLALKACHDRNVTHRDIKPENMIVCLEDVDTGRCLSEIPNGVRQNHLKMRIIDFGSAIDDFTMKHLYGSGPTRSEQTFEYTPPEALLNASWFQGPKSVTLKYDMWSVGVVMLELILGSPHVFEINDRTRALLDQHLEGWSEHTKELAYKLRSYMELCILIPGISPQHYPTGVKKGHVGVSPASWKCSEESFSLQVKSRDPLKLGFQDVWALRLVRQLLVWHPEDRLSVDEALRHPYFQPHY from the exons ATGGCTTCCAAGCTTTtggttgaatactttcttctccaCCTCTATTTTCTTTTGGATGGGATATACTCAGTGGTTCTAAAGAAATCTAATGACAAGTTGACATATGGAGAAAACAGCATGGTTTTTGAAATTGTTAGTCTCGAGAAAACAGAGAACTGGCACTTTCCCGATCCAGAAAG TTTGTTGCTGTTTCCAAGTGGAATTATACTATGGAAAAATTGCAGGTCCAACTGGATACCAGCCAGAATATTTGACAGGACTTTTCATATGGAAATATTAAAGGAATCATTGTTGAGGACAATCCAGGATATTGATGCAACATTTTCCAAGGAAA CTTTGCAGAAAAATCTCGAGTCGGGTTCTACTGCCACTGTTGTTCTGATAGTTGATGGTGATGTTTTAGCTGCTAATGTTGGTGACTCAAAAGCTCTTTTGTGTACTGAGGGTTTGCGGCATCATAATCGAAAAG GTAATTTGTCAAGGATAAATCGACAAAGGAGAAGTAAAAATGCCATATTTCCTGTTGGTCAGAATGGACAACTGGAGTTGGCAACCAATGGTGGACCAAATTATTTTGTTAAGGAGCTCACAGTGGACCATCATGCTGACAGAGAAGATGAAAGAAGCCGAATTGAAGCTGCTGGTGGATACGTTGTTGAGTGGGCTGGTGTGGTTCGGGTCAATGGTGAGCTGGCTGTATCTCGGGCTATAGGTGATATGGCTTTTAAAAA TTATGGTGTGGTCTCTACACCCGAGATGACAGATTGGCAACAGATAACAAGAAATGACAGTTATTTGATTGCGGCATCTGATGGAGTCTTTGAAAAGCTGACCATGCAAGAAGTTTGTGATCTGTTATGGTATGAGAAACTAAAAGCTAATGTGAAGGCGGAGTATATTCACAGTGTGACATACACTTTAGCTGATCTTTTAGTGAACACTGCTTTTGAAAGGGGTACCATGGACAACATGGCAATTGTAGTCATTCCTTTGAAATCTTCTGGGACTTTTGTGGAAAATGTGTTTGATGCAGATGAAACCTCTGACTTGTCATTGTTGGAATTGCAGAAAAAGTTAG CAAATGATGCAATTAATACACGCCTTGTACCAATGGAGTACTACAACAACATCGCATCGAAGTTTGATCGGTTTTTG GTTGAAACAGAACAGAGAAGACTTGGTTGCTTTTATCTGTCGGAAAATCTGAATGAGGACATGGATTATGTTTTCCAAGGACCGAAAGAATCTCAAAAAGGTGGAGAGCATGGCTTATATCAGTCATTACTTGACTCAGATATGTCATATCACA GTGGAGGGCCTTTAGAACGTTATAAAGACCAAAAGTTATGCTGGCACTTCGGGATCCACGATGGAGACAGAGGTCAATGTACTAGTCCTGATGTGTTCGCTAAGTTTCTGGGTTTGCTAGACTCAATTCCTTACAGTGATATCAGATCCGACTCTTCAGAATCATTTGCATACAAAATACCCAATTTCAG GTATGTCTTAAAGCGGAGGTTTGATCGTGGATCATATGGCGAAGTTTGGTTGGCCTTTCATTGGAATTGTTCCCAGGATAGTGATATATACAACAGCAGCCATAAAAACTTGTATCATTTTGCTTCGAGTCTGCATATGGATACATCTAAGTGCAATATGAGTGCAAGCTCTAAAACATCCAATAGACATTGCTCTACTGATCAGAGGGACAGCAATTTGTTCATTCTGAAGCGGATAATG GTGGAGAGAGGGACCAATGCTTACCTGAGTGGCCTGCGTGAAAAGTACTTTGGAGAACTTTTTTCAAATGCTTCTACGTCTCTAGGGGGTTCAATTACAGAAACACCAACAACCTTTTCTGTAGATATGCAATCTGATTTCTCTGATCTTTTGCAAAAGAACATGTCAGATAATGATGAGGTGGATGATATCTTTGATTCAACAAATACTTACGCTAGGAATTATGGAGCAATGCCGATAAGCTATGAAGAAGGTTTAAAACATATAGCTAGATATGTAGAATCATTTGAGTCAGAATCAAAAGAATTATGGCTTGTTTTTAGTAATGAAGGAATGTCTCTATCAAAGCTGATATATACAGCAGAAGAATCAAAATCATTCACCAATAATGAAAGGGATGAAAAAGTGAGGAATGTTAGAGTACTACGTCCTTCTTCCTGGTGGCACTGGTTAAGGACGACAGAAGCAGGACAAAACGAAATGAAAGACCTCATATGGCAGCTG TTACTGGCTCTCAAAGCTTGTCATGATCGCAATGTCACCCATAGAGACATTAAACCTG AAAACATGATTGTATGCTTGGAAGACGTGGACACAGGAAGATGCTTAAGCGAAATTCCCAATGGGGTTAGACAAAATCATCTAAAAAT GCGGATTATTGATTTTGGCAGTGCAATTGATGATTTCACCATGAAGCATCTTTATGGATCTGGGCCAACTAG ATCTGAACAGACCTTTGAGTACACTCCACCAGAAGCTTTACTTAATGCGAGCTGGTTTCAGGGGCCAAAAAGCGTAACACTGAA GTATGACATGTGGAGTGTGGGAGTTGTGATGCTAGAGTTAATTTTAGGATCCCCTCATGTTTTTGAGATAAATGATCGTACCCGTGCTCTGTTGGACCAGCATCTTGAAGGTTGGAGTGAGCATACCAAGGAGCTTGCATATAA ATTGAGATCGTACATGGAGTTGTGCATTTTAATACCTGGAATTTCTCCACAACATTATCCAACTGGTGTTAAAAAAGGCCAT GTTGGTGTTTCGCCTGCTTCTTGGAAATGTTCTGAAGAGTCTTTTTCACTTCAAGTGAAAAGTAGAGATCCTCTTAAACTGGG CTTTCAAGATGTTTGGGCATTGCGATTAGTACGCCAGTTGTTAGTATGGCATCCT